Proteins from one Podospora pseudocomata strain CBS 415.72m chromosome 4, whole genome shotgun sequence genomic window:
- the ATG13 gene encoding autophagy protein 13 (EggNog:ENOG503NVHQ; COG:U; BUSCO:EOG09261V2P) — translation MHQQSRHPPRVSSPASSPQTNPTRTNNPRDRIRTGSDAAAPGSPPASSGADTPRETIKKLDQIIQNFYLKAAVLILGSRVNLGPTSRRNADGTKVVNKWFSIDTDDTDDFRHELRVYKTSGSFESPPPPLVIETYIDASSLNSSQSLVLIDDNGKRWDVLEALNPSETSDDGFGSRRPRAQNTEVVLERWAIELKDLSTNGLGDFAPTLPTLYKRAIMFFRTLFMATRVTPCWKYSQQALAKGVHPALQVKCRVSTAEPEYLTTYDPLRQPLHEGDGREAVTTYDFGDLDIPVGRFSASVTYRNDCNFRVDASESLLSSRFMVEENFFRPTIQHRSRRHGRSDSYAEPGSLPAHRLGRETPGPQQTYGSLSTFHGEGALGTSPITALRQVRPIGSDTSSPSESTSASVERPSAPHSLPIRGALTRPPLRTGEEGSRRPSVSFQPFKAGSVSGSPRLADADVPPSPQSLSRPSGLSQFSRSGNRSSLTAGMAASLRGPSVPPQDVPVVSGSPKPGNRYSSSFTHRRGRLSFGGQSRGDDDQASSGKQSLSSSAQPGSGLLTEAGGIASSGSFVTDDDNISEFLKALDSHKTLKSFEVNSKGESSASKRTANQLSKYQMMRETNNALTDSMASSMHLQRSSSTSSRQLGNVPSMANPASMSTSTSPGKPLSPHTPHTPAIPSRLSENSIIDYQAPGQVTRRAGRSSGVTVAEEDEAEDMETPVAQEGGQGTGAIDIPLSPRLYHVGNPNRRSSSVVQQHRSLAADVDSYPGQRSASVEAGADKDVPTLSTLLAYQGGAGGQSSTAAEGSSAGNKDGSESLGDVPPAAIASPFGGRGVRYPVRTNRPNSFSSARLGTSVDGPTEEPLLFELSELGPGRRSLEDGSNEREPGLRGVLRKGWS, via the exons ATGCATCAACAATCCCGTCACCCGCCCCGGGTGTCCTCCCCCGCATCTTCTCCCCAGACAAACCCCACACGTACCAACAACCCGAGGGACCGCATCCGCACCGGCTCGGACGCCGCAGCCCCGGGCAGTCCTCCGGCATCTTCTGGCGCCGATACCCCCCGGgagaccatcaagaagctggaccAGATCATCCAG AACTTCTACCTCAAAGCCGCTGTGCTCATTCTAGGGTCTCGCGTGAACCTTGGGCCGACTTCCCGCCGGAACGCCGATGGGACCAAGGTGGTGAACAAATGG TTTTCTATAGACACCGACGATACCGACGATTTTCGGCATGAACTTCGAGTATACAAGACGTCCGGCTCGTTCGAGAGCCCTCCGCCGCCCCTAGTCATCGAGACGTACATCGATGCTTCCAGCTTAAATAGCAGCCAGAGCCTGGTGCTCATCGACGACAACGGAAAGAGGTGGGATGTTTTGGAAGCCCTGAATCCTTCAGAAACAAGTGACGATGGATTTGGAAGCCGACGACCGCGAGCGCAGAATACCGAGGTCGTCCTGGAGCGGTGGGCGATCGAGCTCAAAGATTTATCAACAAACGGCCTTGGCGATTTTGCCCCAACATTACCGACATTATACAAGAGGGCCATCATGTTCTTTCGCACACTTTTTATGGCAACACGCGTCACGCCCTGCTGGAAGTACTCGCAACAAGCGCTCGCCAAGGGAGTCCATCCGGCACTGCAAGTCAAGTGTCGGGTGTCGACTGCAGAGCCCGAGTATCTCACCACATATGACCCATTACGACAGCCACTCCAcgagggagatgggagggaggcggtgacCACATATGATTTTGGAGATCTTGACATCCCCGTGGGCCGATTTTCCGCCTCGGTTACTTATCGAAACGATTGCAACTTTCGGGTAGACGCTTCAGAATCGTTGCTGAGCTCGCGCTtcatggtggaggagaactTCTTTAGGCCAACCATCCAGCACCGGTCACGCAGGCATGGAAGATCTGACTCGTATGCCGAGCCGGGCTCGCTCCCAGCTCACAGGCTCGGTCGTGAGACGCCGGGTCCCCAGCAGACGTATGGCAGTCTGTCCACCTTCCATGGCGAAGGGGCGCTGGGAACAAGCCCCATCACTGCACTGAGACAGGTCCGCCCTATTGGATCCGACACGAGCTCCCCATCAGAGTCTACTTCAGCCAGCGTGGAGCGGCCAAGTGCGCCACATTCATTACCTATCCGTGGCGCTCTGACCCGACCTCCGTTGAGAACTGGGGAGGAAGGCTCTCGGAGGCCATCCGTTTCTTTCCAGCCGTTCAAAGCTGGCTCAGTTTCAGGCTCTCCCAGACTTGCGGATGCAGACGTGCCACCGTCCCCGCAATCACTATCGCGCCCGTCAGGACTCAGCCAGTTTAGTCGGTCTGGCAATCGATCATCGCTGACAGCCGGAATGGCTGCATCATTGCGGGGTCCCTCTGTACCTCCACAGGATGTACCTGTGGTGTCGGGATCGCCCAAGCCTGGGAACCGgtacagcagcagctttACTCACCGACGAGGGCGCCTTTCATTTGGCGGGCAGAGCAGGGGCGATGACGATCAGGCCAGCAGCGGGAAGCAGAGCTTGTCATCATCCGCTCAACCTGGATCGGGCCTTCTGACCGAAGCCGGAGGTATCGCCAGCTCGGGTTCTTTTGTGACTGATGACGATAACATCTCGGAATTTCTCAAGGCCCTGGACAGCCACAAGACGCTCAAAAGCTTCGAGGTCAACAGCAAGGGCGAGTCCTCGGCCTCCAAGAGGACGGCCAACCAGCTGTCCAAGTATCAGATGATGCGGGAAACGAACAATGCCCTGACAGACTCGATGGCGTCGTCGATGCATCTGCAGCGTTCTTCCAGCACGTCAAGCCGCCAACTCGGCAACGTGCCCAGCATGGCAAACCCGGCTTCCATGTCGACGTCTACCTCTCCTGGCAAGCCACTCTCGCCACACACCCCTCACACGCCAGCGATTCCGTCTCGGCTGAGTGAGAATTCTATTATTGATTATCAAGCTCCGGGGCAGGTGACCCGCCGTGCTGGTAGGAGTTCTGGTGTCACTGttgccgaggaagacgaagCCGAAGATATGGAGACTCCTGTCGCGCAGGAGGGCGGGCAAGGCACGGGTGCTATTGACATTCCGCTATCGCCCAGGTTGTACCATGTGGGCAACCCGAACCGGCGATCTAGCTCGGTGGTGCAGCAGCACCGTTCACTGGCGGCTGATGTGGATTCATATCCTGGCCAGCGCAGCGCCAGTGTTGAGGCGGGTGCAGACAAGGATGTACCGACATTGAGCACGCTGCTTGCCTATCAGGGAGGTGCAGGCGGGCAGAGTTCTACTGCGGCAGAAGGCAGTAGCGCGGGAAACAAGGATGGGAGTGAGAGTCTAGGAGATGTGCCGCCGGCGGCTATCGCCAGTCCTTTCGGTGGTCGGGGCGTGCGATATCCCGTCAGGACGAATAGGCCAAACTCATTTTCATCGGCGAGGCTGGGCACCAGTGTGGATGGTCCGACGGAAGAGCCGTTGCTCTTTGAACTGAGTGAATTGGGacctgggaggaggagcctaGAGGACGGAAGTAATGAACGGGAACCGGGGTTGCGAGGAGTTTTGAGGAAAGGATGGTCGTGA
- a CDS encoding hypothetical protein (COG:D; COG:Z; BUSCO:EOG092603SM; EggNog:ENOG503NV04), whose amino-acid sequence MTHLLWKSYWEDDVDKFRRLLSPAGQSAQNTARSSNIGAAGSPGHGHGTPPRPTPKSRKTQGHGNGSLGRNEVNSRDHAGLTILLRAASSTAENAVSFVEALLGHPAIDIYAQDPESGWNALHRALYAGNISIARMLLEKERADLTGHMVSVNRVGQLIKTKDHEGNSPFDLYNSTIGERNLKDWDSAQVADDGSDSDDPEETVESITAASHRNGIGEDLYAFGSNRNLSLGFGDEDDRQFPERVFLNRPDHLLQRFYNEYLEEIGAQRPASQDLSKIPALVLNRPLVIQDVVLSKLHSAVLTTDPVSNLYICGVGRGGRLGLGDENTRFTYVPVQGPFVDRRVGQVALGQNHTMAVDDTGALWTWGSNAQSQLGYALPAPARKDEEPISTIPRQVFGALKKEVVLGVAASSVHSVAHTGASLYCWGKNLGQLALMDADSRSLEHQQTPRKVAASLFSSPIVMVSAIDKATTILLQNHTVCIFTGYGYHIVKFPFASFDYIGNLRLSNRHEVGWNQVSYITSGGETIAALTKRGDLFTMNLDHKMETNPPATSTTNPSKLKGAVTAPQRIWNASKDGVCSVGVGENGSVILSTKSGAVWRRIKRVKGKGASSANNISESKRNFKFQRVPYITKVATVRASAYGAFAAIREDSEVMKQQLAVDEQALWDDVAPLNCLEGFEASEDGESTQESRKFWENPDLEARLGDIAYEILRSPDLERDLAQHLATWGCRNEPLDTVVCVSSAPELKIPVHSWLLSARSSVLRRALSEFRGTGSYAHELFTVHKDDDDGSKTVVCLQGLDLLTLLNLVLFAYRDRVVPVWNYTRHAPALAYRYRQVRLEVMRLAVRLEMHNLEAAARLQVEPERCMDEDFRAALKGDRRRFFEDGDALLELDGTEVAVHSRFLCRRCPWFEGLFFGRSGGAWLAGRRQQEERIIRLDMKHIDSTAFGYVLQYLYADAGSELFDSAVCDTLDDFLDLVMEVMSTANYLMLDRLAQICQKVMGRFANIRNIAHFLNAIGPCSVTEFKDAGLEYICLQLETMLENHLLDELDEDLLLELDAVVRDNQLAHYPYLASYRAQLSSQLDDAGLAEDVLEERQVRVREMGFKVQKEEERKMGVVSGRTKFGSLEEGGLFTPTPDRVRKGRNEPFSPDLKAKGEQGDMMFDMEGEEEDDSSPINSPSLRSRKTGEVPAEDKIAPLGSSVKGKGKKVWMSLEQSSPPVNPYSAPSPAKPTLAATRPVDVGGTTPVKTGTPWGGAAAVLTEKLDLRGIIQSESPKSALSAGLAAQKVKEGGAPRPAQGKMSQKEKKRQQQAEKDAQLAMAASKAEQQSKNAWERAKDESASAAPWKLATIKGRGGPKPPAQPSPQLLPPAVKPVQTIRNASPDTRFAGQRSTPSSSAPKPPAVPAKKEEPLVPHSKNYIVPAHKLERDLMAGFTMEDIMQQEIRVKESVKEAAAKRSLEEIQQEQAFQEWWDAEEKRMREEEGRRLGGVGAGGSKKEGGNKRGRGGRRGGGGGGEGERGEKARGVGEGNARGGGGGRGKRGGGGGGGEGGKGEKGGGGAGPSRENRGRGRGRGGRREQSGTSGPAAAVAVGEGC is encoded by the coding sequence ATGACTCATCTCTTGTGGAAATCCTACTGGGAAGACGATGTCGACAAGTTTCGACGCCTCCTCTCGCCCGCCGGCCAGAGCGCTCAGAATACCGCGCGGAGTTCGAACATAGGGGCTGCGGGGAGTCCtggccatggccatggcACGCCACCGAGACCGACTCCAAAGTCGCGCAAGACTCAGGGGCATGGGAATGGATCGCTTGGTCGGAACGAAGTCAACAGCCGTGACCATGCCGGTCTGACGATATTGCTGCGCGCAGCCTCCTCGACCGCCGAAAACGCCGTTTCTTTTGTCGAAGCTCTGCTCGGGCACCCCGCCATTGACATCTACGCCCAGGACCCGGAGAGTGGCTGGAATGCGCTCCACAGGGCTCTGTATGCGGGCAACATTTCCATTGCGAGGATGCTTCTTGAAAAGGAACGCGCCGACTTGACAGGGCACATGGTTTCGGTGAACCGAGTGGGACAGCTTATCAAGACGAAGGACCACGAAGGCAACAGTCCGTTTGACTTGTACAACTCGACGATTGGAGAACGTAATTTGAAGGATTGGGATAGTGCCCAAGTGGCTGACGATGGGTCGGATAGTGATGACCCGGAGGAAACTGTTGAGAGCATCACAGCCGCGAGTCACCGGAACGGCATCGGAGAAGACCTGTATGCCTTTGGAAGCAACAGAAACCTATCCTTGGGCTTTGGGGACGAGGACGATCGTCAGTTTCCCGAGCGAGTGTTTCTGAACCGCCCAGACCACCTTCTGCAACGATTTTACAATGAGTATCTCGAAGAAATCGGCGCCCAACGACCGGCGTCACAGGATCTGTCCAAGATTCCTGCTTTGGTCCTGAACCGGCCATTGGTGATTCAGGATGTCGTGCTCTCCAAGCTCCACAGTGCAGTTCTAACAACAGATCCGGTTTCTAACCTTTACATCTGCGGTGTTGGACGTGGTGGCCGGCTGGGTCTCGGTGATGAGAACACGCGCTTCACCTACGTTCCTGTGCAGGGCCCCTTTGTCGATCGCAGGGTTGGCCAGGTGGCTCTAGGACAAAATCACACCATGGCTGTTGATGACACGGGTGCTTTGTGGACCTGGGGCAGCAATGCCCAGTCACAGCTAGGGTATGCGCTTCCTGCTCCGGCCAGGAAGGACGAGGAGCCCATCAGCACCATACCTCGTCAAGTTTTTGGTGCCTTGAAAAAGGAGGTTGTTCTTGGCGTCGCTGCCTCATCGGTACACTCGGTTGCTCACACCGGTGCATCGCTTTACTGCTGGGGCAAGaatcttggccagctggCCTTGATGGATGCTGACTCGAGATCGCTTGAACACCAGCAAACCCCTAGAAAGGTGGCCGCTTCCCTTTTCTCGTCGCCGATTGTCATGGTCAGCGCCATTGACAAGGCGACAACCATCCTGCTGCAGAACCATACAGTATGCATCTTCACGGGCTATGGTTATCATATTGTCAAATTCCCATTCGCGAGCTTTGACTACATCGGCAATCTCAGATTGTCAAATCGGCATGAAGTAGGTTGGAATCAGGTCAGCTACATCACCTCGGGCGGAGAAACCATTGCGGCGTTGACGAAACGGGGTGATTTGTTCACCATGAATCTGGATCACAAGATGGAAACGAACCCACCGGCCACATCGACGACGAACCCGTCCAAGCTCAAGGGCGCCGTGACGGCACCTCAACGGATCTGGAATGCCAGTAAGGACGGGGTCTGTTCGGTTGGTGTCGGGGAAAATGGTTCGGTGATTCTCAGCACCAAGTCTGGAGCTGTGTGGCGAAGGATCAAGCGTGTAAAAGGCAAGGGCGCTTCTTCCGCCAACAACATTTCGGAATCGAAGAGGAATTTCAAGTTCCAGCGCGTCCCTTATATCACCAAGGTTGCTACTGTTCGGGCCTCTGCGTATGGGGCTTTTGCTGCTATCCGGGAGGACTCGGAGGTGatgaagcagcagctggcggTGGATGAGCAGGCTCTGTGGGATGATGTGGCGCCGTTGAACTGTCTGGAAGGGTTTGAAGCTTCTGAGGATGGGGAATCCACGCAAGAAAGCCGGAAGTTTTGGGAGAACCCTGATCTTGAGGCACGACTTGGGGATATCGCTTATGAAATCTTGAGGTCCCCGGATCTGGAGAGAGACTTGGCTCAGCACCTGGCCACGTGGGGATGCCGAAACGAACCATTGGACACGGTCGTTTGCGTGTCGTCCGCCCCTGAGCTCAAGATTCCTGTGCACAGCTGGTTGCTCTCTGCGCGCAGCTCGGTACTCCGACGAGCGTTGTCAGAGTTTCGGGGGACGGGCAGCTATGCACATGAGTTGTTCACCGTTCacaaggacgacgacgacggcagcAAAACGGTCGTTTGCCTCCAGGGCTTGGACCTGCTCACGCTGTTGAACCTGGTGCTTTTTGCCTACCGGGACCGGGTGGTTCCGGTGTGGAACTATACGCGGCATGCTCCTGCGCTGGCGTACCGGTACCGCCAGGTGCGGTTGGAGGTCATGAGACTGGCCGTGCGACTCGAAATGCACAACCTTGAGGCTGCGGCGAGGCTGCAGGTGGAACCGGAGAGGTGCATGGATGAGGACTTCCGGGCTGCGCTCAAGGGGGACAGGAGGCGGttttttgaggatggggatgcgCTGCTCGAGCTTGATGGGACGGAGGTGGCTGTTCACAGCAGGTTTTTGTGCAGGCGGTGTCCGTGGTTTGAGGGCTTGTTCTTTGGGCGGTCCGGGGGGGCGTGGCTTGCTGGTCGtaggcagcaggaggagaggatcatCAGGCTTGATATGAAGCACATCGACTCTACGGCGTTTGGGTATGTGTTGCAATATCTTTACGCAGATGCGGGGAGTGAGCTGTTTGACTCGGCGGTTTGCGACACGCTTGATGACTTTTTGGATCTGGTCATGGAGGTCATGTCGACTGCGAACTATTTGATGCTGGACCGACTGGCGCAGATATGTCAGAAAGTCATGGGACGGTTTGCGAATATTCGGAATATTGCGCATTTTCTCAATGCGATTGGGCCGTGTTCAGTTACCGAGTTCAAGGACGCGGGGTTGGAGTATATTTGTCTTCAGCTGGAGACGATGCTGGAGAATCACTTGCTTGacgagctggatgaggacTTGTTGCTGGAGCTAGATgctgtggtgagggataACCAGCTGGCGCATTATCCTTATCTGGCGAGTTATCGGGCGCAGCTGAGCAGTCAGTTGGATGAtgcggggttggcggaggaTGTACTTGAGGAGAGGcaggttagggttagggagATGGGGTTCAAGGtgcagaaggaggaggagaggaagatgggtgTTGTGAGTGGGAGGACCAAGTTTGGGAgtctggaggaggggggtttgttcACGCCTACGCCTGATAGGGtcaggaaggggaggaatgAGCCTTTTAGTCCCGATTTGAAGGCGAAGGGGGAGCAGGGGGATATGATGTTTGAcatggagggggaggaggaggatgattcCTCGCCTATCAACAGTCCCTCCCTGCGATCCCGAAAGACTGGTGAAGTACCCGCGGAGGACAAGATCGCACCGCTGGGGAGCTcggtgaaggggaaggggaagaaagtCTGGATGAGCCTTGAGCAGTCATCGCCTCCGGTCAACCCGTATTCCGCGCCTAGTCCTGCAAAACCTACACTTGCTGCTACCCGTCCCGTGGATGTAGGTGGTACTACTCCAGTCAAGACGGGGACTCCATGGGGTGGTGCGGCTGCTGTGTTGACGGAGAAGCTTGACCTTAGGGGCATCATCCAGTCGGAGAGCCCCAAGTCGGCGCTGtcggcggggttggcggcgcagaaggtgaaggaggggggtgccCCACGGCCTGCTCAAGGAAAGATGAgccagaaggagaagaagaggcagcagcaggcggagaaggacgctcagttggcgatggcggcatCGAAGGCGGAGCAGCAGTCGAAGAATGCGTGGGAACGAGCCAAAGATGAGTCCGCGTCCGCGGCACCGTGGAAGCTGGCTACTATCAAAGGCCGGGGTGGACCTAAACCTCCTGctcagccatcaccacaactcctccctcccgccGTCAAACCGGTACAGACAATAAGGAACGCCTCCCCCGACACGAGGTTTGCGGGTCAGCGTTCTACTCCTTCATCCAGCGCTCCCAAACCTCCTGCTGTTCCTGCAAAGAAGGAAGAGCCCCTGGTGCCGCACTCGAAAAATTACATTGTACCTGCGCACAAGCTGGAGAGGGACTTGATGGCGGGCTTCACGATGGAGGATATCATGCAGCAAGAGATTAGAGTCAAAGAGAGCgtgaaggaggcggcggcgaagaggagcTTGGAGGAGATTCAGCAGGAGCAGGCGTTTCAGGAGTGGTGGgatgcggaggagaagaggatgagggaggaggaggggaggaggttgggtggtgttggggcgggggggagtaAAAAGGAGGGTGGTAACAagaggggacggggggggaggagaggtgggggtggtggtggtgagggtgagaggggggaaaaagctaggggggttggtgaggggaatgctagggggggaggaggagggagagggaagagaggtggtggtggtggtgggggtgaaggtggaaagggggagaaagggggtggtggtgctggcccGTCGAGGGAGAatagagggaggggaagggggagaggcgggaggagggagcagTCGGGTACGTCAGGGCCGGCGGCTGCTGTAGCTGTTGGTGAGGGGTGCTGA
- a CDS encoding hypothetical protein (BUSCO:EOG09263A5D; COG:C; EggNog:ENOG503NUWJ) translates to MASEKAPLPFVYTFMAGAIAGVSEILVMYPLDVVKTRVQLQTGKAAAGADTYNGMFDCFSKIIRNEGFSRLYRGITAPILMEAPKRATKFAANDKWGKFYRELFGQTQMTQSLSVLTGASAGATESFVVVPFELVKIRLQDKASAGRYNGMIDVVMKTVRNEGILAMYNGLESTLWRHILWNAGYFGCIFQVRQLIPKAETKQGQMTNDIIAGSVGGTVGTILNTPMDVVKSRIQNTVKVAGQTPKYNWAWPGVATIAKEEGFGALYKGFVPKVLRLGPGGGILLVVYTGVMDFFRNMREAKGL, encoded by the exons ATGGCGTCCGAAAAGGCCCCCCTCCCGTTTGTCTACACCTTCATGGCTG GCGCCATCGCCGGCGTGTCGGAG ATTTTGGTCAT GTACCCCCTTGACGTTGTCAAGACCAGAGT ACAACTCCAAACCGGcaaggccgccgccggcgccgacaCCTACAATGGCATGTTCGACTGCTTCTCCAAGATCATCCGCAACGAGGG cTTTTCCCGCCTCTACCGCGGCATCACCGCCCCCATCCTCATGGAGGCCCCCAAGCGCGCCACCAAGTTCGCCGCCAACGACAAGTGGGGCAAGTTCTACCGTGAGCTCTTCGGCCAAACCCAAATGACCCAATCCCTCTCCGTCCTCACCGGCGCCTCCGCCGGCGCCACCGAGtccttcgtcgtcgtcccctTCGAGCTCGTCAAGATCCGCCTCCAAGACAAGGCCTCGGCCGGCCGGTACAACGGCATGATCGACGTCGTCATGAAGACGGTCCGCAACGAGGGCATCCTCGCCATGTACAACGGCCTCGAGTCCACCCTCTGGCGCCACATCCTCTGGAACGCCGGCTACTTTGGCTGCATCTTCCAGGTCCGCCAGCTCATCCCAAAGGCCGAGACGAAGCAGGGCCAGATGACAAACGACATCATCGCCGGCTCCGTCGGCGGCACCGTCggcaccatcctcaacacccccatgGACGTCGTCAAGTCCAGGATCCAAAACACCGTCAAGGTCGCCGGCCAGACGCCAAAGTACAACTGGGCCTGGCCTGGCGTcgccaccatcgccaaggaGGAAGGGTTCGGCGCTCTGTACAAGGGCTTTGTTCCCAAGGTTCTCCGTCTCGGCCCTGGCGGCGGCATCCTCCTGGTCGTGTACACTGGGGTGATGGACTTTTTCCGCAACATGAGGGAGGCCAAGGGTCTTTAA